Part of the Carassius auratus strain Wakin linkage group LG28B, ASM336829v1, whole genome shotgun sequence genome, CGGGAGAAGTGTATCGCTTTCTGAAGCTAATTAGTCCTGTATATGACCAATCAGAAGAAATACAACAGCTGGCcaagaaatatattttccttGCACTGGTGAAGGACAGCCAGTGGAAAGAAGCGGTGCAGTACCTGATGTTATTCAAGAGCAGCGTTCAGGGATCAGATGTGGGACAAATATAGACCATCTCAAAGATCTCAGCTTCAGTGTTTCCTCCAGCTCAAATCGACACATATGCATTAAGAGCTCAGCCAAGAAAAACATTCTCAAGGGTCGATCTCACAGAGAAGCTTACATTTAACCCCAGAATAAAACGAAAAATGaactaattatattttgtatatgctATGACTATATTTAGGACCATTTTAAGGTTTTGATCTTGTTTTCATGACAGCACAAACTGCCCAAAATTACTGCATTCAGTTTAGGCTAGAGAATACTGTACAGTAATATTTCATCTTTTGGACTCAAATACATAATCATGTAGTTTTACAGGcattttaaagtcagtttttACCACAATCTGTGTCAAAcactaataaagaaaaaaaaactccattcTTTAACTGCATTCAAAGGCCAAACACCAGTTTATTGCAATAAGACATTTGCAATAATGAAGAGGTTGAGGAAGAATGTACAGAAtgttattttatctttaattttCAGCACGGCGAGTTTAAGAGGTAGAGAtgtcaaaagaagaaagaaaaacaacagaaccagaggaaaacaaaacaccaaaagaCACAATGAAACTACGAAGTGTTAAAATGGAGTCAAAGGCAATGTCATTGCATTTCCTAACAATAAAACCTCTATTTCCTTCTAACAGAAACTTATCAATAAACACCAGCAGATATTAACGGCCTGGATTGCATCAAAGTGCTTTTAAAACTGCGGTTACAATATCAAACACATCATTCATTCACTGTATCATTCAGATTCATGCAGTGTGTCGTGCATAGTTTCATTTTGCATGTCCAAACTGCACAAAACTGGCATTTAATAGTCTTGATTATAATTATGAGACAGATTTTGcatatcaaaattatattttaacagccttttttttctgttctcagTATTAACACGTAAACGGCACACAATTTTGATTCCAGACGTGAATGTAGACATTACACTTTGCATGCAAATATTCATCAATATACAGTAGTCGCATCTCTGTTTTCTAGCAATTGTCATAAATGTGATTTATGCGTGATCCTGATAGTCAGTTCTGTTTAAAAGTTTCTGCAAAGTATTAGAAATATAATTACACTTCTACATCACGTTACATTAATTGTTAAAATCGACCATTAAAATAAAACCAGTGTGAACTTTAGTGTCTTTGTAAAATCGCAGCCCTTGAGTccaccagcagagggcgctggATCACTATAATGCATCACGCCCATCTGCAGAGGCTCATGGGAAGGGACTCATTCAGCACCAGTACATGCTAAAACATCTTGTAATATATACAGTAAGTGCATGATTGTGTTCAGTTGTTGGGGGTGACAAAGGAAACTATAGCATTAGTATTATATAACTCTTCAGAACACATACTGTGACCCTCATGCTTATTTGGACACTTAAacctaaatgtttttttgtttcttctgctcactgaggctgcatttatttgattttaaactacagtaaaatgtctaaatatttttacgattaaaaatgacttttctatgtgaatatatgttaaaatgtaatttatttcagtgatcaaagctgtattttcagcatcattgctccagtcttcagatcacatgatccttcagaaaccatacTGATGATCTGCtccttaagaaacatttctgattattagcaatgtgaaaacagtcatgctgcttcatatttgtgtggaaaacctatcaaaaagttttacttttgagcaaggaagcattaaattgaaGTGTGACATTTATAACGTAAGAAGAGTGACATTTCAAATGAATGGTGATTTTGacatttcaattcatcaaaaaacactgaaaaaatttATCCATAAAAATATTAGGCATCAGAAACTGtttgcaacattgataataagaacaaTTATTGATAATTGAATACCAAAAATAATTGAGCAGCAAGTCAGTATATTAGtgatttttaaaggatcatgtgactgaagtaatgatgctgaaaaacagTTTTGATCActgaaatcaattacattttacaatatatttacacataataAGGTTCTCAGACAGCAAATCAACTCAAATGTTCCCGgctccagaaaggtagtaaatacatcagtaaaacagtccatgtgacatcagtggctcaaatTCAGTTTTGAGATGCTAcgagaatattttatttttttttgtgcaaagaaaacaaaaataacaatatactCAACCATTCTTCTCCCGAGTTATGTCTTCCACCAATGTGGAGACTACCCAAGAACGTACTGGATGTAATCAGCATAGTTTACGTTCAGGGGGAAAGTGCGCCAATGAACGTAATGTGCGTTGTTTACACTTAGGGGAAAGCATGCGTATGCATTGTAAAACAGCCTAAAACGGCAGAAGACATAACTCGGGAGAAGAATGATCGAGTAAATtgttattttggttttctttgcacaaaaaaataaataaaagtattctcatagcctcgtaaaactgaagttgagccactgatgtatttattacatttactatATTTCTGGAGctggaacatttcagttgcattgccgTCTATGGAAGCTCTCAGgttgcattaaaaatatcttaatttgtgttcagaagatgaacgatGGTCTTACAATTTggattgacatgagggtgagtaattaatgacagaattttcatttcggggtAAACGAAACCtctaacaaacaaatacatacaaagacAACAAAAGAACAATAATGAAGGACTCCAGACTCCAGTTTTCTCCGATCACCACACAAACAGCAGTACGTCTACCCAGAATGCCCTCCTGACAGGAAACAGAAGCTGGAGCATCACTTGCTGTTATTGCAGTAGCTGCTGTAGTTACTGCAGGCCTTCTTCATGTCGGTGAGGAAAGCAGGGACGCCCGTCTGAGAGCAAAACACATGCATCAGCACGCTCACCTCATCACGGATCACAGCAGAAATCAACAGCGCTCACCTTCGCcgcccagttcaccagccacgaCGGGATCATTCCTCCAGGATTGTCAAAGTAGTTCATAAACACTGCAACACCATTCAGAAGCAACGCTGTTATTATTCATTCAGCTTCAGGACGAGAGTGTGTTCGAGGTGTGTTTGTACCTTTGGTGCCGCCGGAGCCGTCGCTCTCCATGGCCAGACTCTGCTTGTAGTCTTTGACCCGGATCACGCCCCTCTTCTCTGGACACTGAGACACAGACCAGCTCTTGGCTAACACCACACAGATCTTACGTCCCCCCACGTCCAGATCCCGGCGCTCCCGCACGTACACATACTGAAGAGAGTTAAGACACAGCACAACACTTCTACAGACATTCATATTATAACACAAGAAACACATTTGGGTTTCTAAAGAAGGGGACTTGAGCATTATCGACAGAGACAAAGAGAAAGCAAGCTGTTATGATTTCTACTTTAGTATTTGAGGCTGATTTAAGCTTATACAGACATGCCATAATTCCtcaaattgaaaatatatttaaaccaaCTGAAATGAATAAGAGCAATTTGTTTTGAAATTGTTAAAATGCTGCATATTGTTTTTAGAAATTGCTTATGTTGAATCTGTTAACGTGCATCTGTCTATTCGCGCACACACACTGTATGAGTGTTTGTAGGATACATCTCTGTTGGACAGAGGTAGTGGATATTTCACTTCCCAGTATATGGCTTTCTGTCCGCCGTAGTCCTTCTCGTGCAGCTCTGaggacgacacacacacacaagaaataaaataataattctttatatGTGAGTAAAATAACCGGTTTATCCCTAATTAAATGTACACTACGAGGGGTAATGTGTGGATGAATCTGAATGCAAGCctattaaatgtgattttagaGACACTGCGTGCTTCAAGCTGAGGCGGGAGTTCGGGGAGGATCCTTTTCTCTTCCAGCGTGACACAGAGAGACGTCCCGTTGGCCCTGCATTAAACCCACATCTGAACCTCTACTCAACTCTTTCTCTCATGTACACCAGGTCCATCCTCCAACATCTAAACAACAGAAGACTGGAGGACAAACACTTCACGTCAAAGTTCATAACagattaataatataaaacagacTGGATTGGCCAGGCTGCCATCAAATCTTTCAAAGGAGTTAGAGAAGTAAACTATATACAATTGAGCAGAATTGAGTTACTATAGTTCACTAAAACTTCAAACATTTCCCTCAGTTGatattttcagttaatattttaatacaattactcaaaccttaactaaaaaaaaaaaaaaaaaaaagatttaatagaaaggttttttttatattttttataattagtcgaaattacatttcaactaatggccaaagcaacatttctaatttcccAACATAATGTACTAAGATAATTAGaactaaaacaaatgtaaaatacatataaatacatattaaacaaagttaaaatttataaaaatgtataacaaattaatgattattaataaaataattaatacaatttagattaattaaaataaaatttaaaagacttaaacttatttaatttaggcctattgccaaggcaacatttctaattttcttttagtttaactTACTGTACTCAAACTACTAAAActgactgaaaaaataaaatttattaaataatataacattttatatatatatatatatatatatatatatatatatatatatatatatatatatatatatatatatagagagagagagagagagagagagagagagagagagagagagatagatagatagagagatagagaggccctatatattaaaaactgcatgtacacatttaacaaaaaggattaacacttaaaataaaaacagaaaacacattaaactttaactgaaagaaaataaaatatttaaaaaaataaacattttattttagcaagctgcgtagaaaaacaataaaaattcaaaatgacaaaaacaaaacaaaatgagtaacttaacttaaaataagaaacaaaaataaaacttaatataaagtaatattaaatatattaaaaaaatgttttattttggccatttgataaatacacacacaaagactaaaaccaaaattaaaacgaaaactaaaaaaatatatatataaaaaaataaaacggacTGCCAATAATGAGAAGCACTATAATAGTTTCTGGATAGGCTCACAGACGGTTTGTTTCAGGTCTGAACGGTTCACGGGTGTATCTAGTGTGAAAACCATGATGTATTCAGCAAACAAGGGTGGAGGCCAAGGCGTTTACGTGTGATTATAATCACAAGCCATTCTTGACGGATTTAACACAAAGCACATTTCAGCGCTCTGGTGGTCTCACACAATACTCACACCAGCAATTCAAAGACAAAG contains:
- the LOC113067461 gene encoding phosphatidylcholine transfer protein-like translates to MALLFSDEEVQQAWTELDEPQLDGGWEFFTETMNVKIYRLYSKETGLYEYKVFGSLTGCAPDLCADVYMDLNYRKQWDSYVKELHEKDYGGQKAIYWEVKYPLPLSNRDYVYVRERRDLDVGGRKICVVLAKSWSVSQCPEKRGVIRVKDYKQSLAMESDGSGGTKVFMNYFDNPGGMIPSWLVNWAAKTGVPAFLTDMKKACSNYSSYCNNSK